A window of the Planifilum fulgidum genome harbors these coding sequences:
- a CDS encoding Crp/Fnr family transcriptional regulator, which yields MDVSQLIPLLRNVPLFRDLTDEELKRIAAIAIPRSFPKKNLIFAEGSPREAVYFIVDGLVKAFKVDANGNEQIVSLLTKGDMFPHTGFFDQSPYPANAETVKPTRVFAIPIHSFEQLLLSTPTIAVKVLRVMGAKIRELQEKLQELTFQDVRHRICSILLRLAEAHGTDRDGAVVLHLPVTHQDLAAMAGTTRESVNRMLNDLRRRGVLEMNRNLIVLKDVEALKSWADEWRKRR from the coding sequence ATGGACGTGTCTCAACTGATCCCTCTTCTCCGGAACGTGCCGCTGTTTCGCGACCTTACCGACGAGGAACTGAAGCGGATCGCCGCCATCGCCATCCCGCGCTCCTTTCCGAAAAAAAACCTCATCTTCGCGGAGGGAAGCCCGCGCGAAGCCGTCTACTTCATCGTCGACGGACTCGTCAAGGCCTTCAAGGTGGATGCCAACGGAAACGAACAGATCGTCTCCCTGCTGACGAAGGGGGACATGTTTCCCCACACGGGCTTCTTCGACCAGAGTCCCTACCCCGCCAACGCCGAAACCGTCAAACCCACCCGCGTTTTCGCGATTCCCATTCATTCCTTCGAGCAACTTTTGCTGTCCACGCCCACCATCGCGGTGAAGGTGCTGCGGGTTATGGGGGCGAAAATCCGCGAACTGCAGGAAAAGCTGCAGGAACTCACCTTTCAGGATGTGCGCCACCGCATCTGCTCCATCCTCCTGCGTCTGGCCGAAGCCCACGGAACCGACCGGGACGGGGCGGTGGTGCTTCATCTTCCCGTCACGCACCAGGATCTGGCCGCCATGGCGGGAACCACCCGCGAGAGCGTCAACCGCATGCTCAACGACCTTCGCCGCCGCGGCGTGTTGGAGATGAACCGAAACCTTATCGTTCTCAAGGATGTGGAAGCCCTCAAATCGTGGGCGGACGAGTGGCGAAAAAGGCGATGA
- the clpP gene encoding ATP-dependent Clp endopeptidase proteolytic subunit ClpP, producing MSTLIPIVIEQTSRGERSYDIYSRLLKDRIILLGTPINDQVANLVVAQLLFLAAEDPNKDIYLYINSPGGSISAGMAIYDTMQHVKPDVQTICVGLAASMGAFLLSAGAKGKRFALPNSEVMIHQPLGGAEGQATDIEIRAKRILRLRDRLNRLLSEHTGQPLEKIEKDTDRDYFMTAEEAKEYGIIDKVLDHPPKRP from the coding sequence ATGTCTACACTGATTCCCATCGTCATTGAACAAACCAGTCGCGGCGAACGATCCTACGATATCTACTCCCGTCTTCTCAAGGACCGGATCATTCTCTTGGGCACCCCCATCAACGACCAGGTGGCCAACCTCGTGGTTGCCCAGCTCCTCTTTTTGGCCGCCGAAGATCCGAACAAGGACATCTATCTGTACATCAACTCCCCCGGCGGATCCATCAGCGCGGGCATGGCCATCTACGACACGATGCAACATGTCAAACCCGACGTGCAAACCATCTGCGTCGGTTTGGCCGCTTCCATGGGGGCCTTCCTGCTCTCCGCAGGTGCCAAGGGAAAACGCTTTGCCCTTCCCAACAGCGAAGTGATGATTCACCAGCCCCTGGGCGGGGCGGAGGGACAGGCCACGGACATCGAGATCCGGGCCAAGCGGATCCTTCGGCTGCGGGATCGACTGAACAGGCTGCTGTCCGAACACACCGGCCAGCCGCTGGAAAAAATCGAAAAGGACACGGACCGCGATTATTTCATGACCGCCGAGGAAGCCAAGGAATACGGAATCATCGACAAGGTGCTCGACCATCCCCCGAAGCGCCCGTGA
- a CDS encoding hemerythrin domain-containing protein translates to MDIGPGCGMTGFAGASGPLCTGLERLKGEHPPLLKRMEELAESARGIAADAGGGRWKEALRFLEEKVRSFTADLDLHSRREEEVLFPMMAQYIGRETGPIAVMEYEHEQAKARLSAFLSEVERLDGSAGAGDARRIAGEVEAAVRILMDHFMKEENVLFPMAERILSEAEKEELMERIQAI, encoded by the coding sequence ATGGACATCGGACCCGGCTGCGGGATGACGGGGTTCGCCGGCGCTTCCGGTCCCCTCTGCACAGGTTTGGAACGGTTGAAGGGAGAACATCCGCCGCTATTGAAGCGGATGGAGGAGTTGGCGGAATCGGCGCGGGGGATTGCCGCGGATGCCGGAGGCGGAAGGTGGAAGGAGGCCCTGCGCTTCCTGGAGGAAAAGGTTCGCTCCTTCACGGCCGATTTGGATCTCCACTCAAGGCGGGAGGAAGAGGTTCTCTTTCCGATGATGGCCCAATATATCGGACGGGAGACGGGACCCATCGCGGTGATGGAGTACGAACACGAACAAGCCAAGGCACGCCTGTCCGCGTTCCTCTCCGAAGTGGAGCGGCTTGACGGTTCCGCCGGGGCGGGGGACGCCCGGAGGATCGCCGGCGAGGTGGAGGCGGCCGTGCGGATTTTAATGGATCATTTTATGAAGGAGGAAAACGTGCTCTTTCCGATGGCGGAGCGCATCCTGTCCGAGGCGGAAAAGGAAGAGCTGATGGAGAGGATTCAGGCGATTTGA
- the rapZ gene encoding RNase adapter RapZ translates to MDAGKGINLVVITGMSGAGKTVAVQSLEDLGFFCIDNLPPILLPKFVELLEQSKGKLRKAALVIDLRGREFFSSLFESLDTLEKHHGIHYQILFLEASDQVLVRRYKETRRRHPLSRDGTPLDGILQERKLLEEIKGRAHHIIDTSHLKPNQLKEKLAARFGQSGRERMTVTFLSFGFKYGVPIDVDLVFDVRFLPNPHYVKSLRPHTGKDSDVYEYVMKWEQTKQFIDKLTDLLSFLLPHYHREGKTQLVVGIGCTGGKHRSVAIAEHLSRVFSERESCRVAHRDIDKDA, encoded by the coding sequence GTGGACGCGGGGAAAGGCATCAATCTGGTCGTGATCACGGGCATGTCGGGCGCGGGCAAAACCGTGGCCGTGCAGAGCCTGGAGGATCTCGGGTTTTTTTGCATCGACAACCTGCCGCCCATTCTGCTGCCCAAGTTTGTGGAGCTTTTGGAGCAGTCGAAGGGAAAGCTGCGGAAAGCCGCGTTGGTGATCGATCTCAGGGGCCGGGAATTTTTTTCTTCCCTGTTTGAGTCGCTGGACACCTTGGAGAAGCACCACGGGATTCATTACCAGATCCTTTTCCTGGAAGCCAGCGACCAGGTCCTGGTGCGGCGGTACAAGGAGACCCGCCGCCGCCATCCTTTGTCCCGGGACGGAACGCCCCTGGACGGGATCTTGCAGGAACGGAAATTGCTCGAGGAGATCAAAGGACGGGCCCATCACATCATCGACACCAGCCATCTGAAACCGAACCAGCTGAAGGAAAAACTGGCCGCCCGGTTCGGCCAGTCGGGACGGGAGAGGATGACGGTCACGTTCCTTTCCTTCGGATTCAAATACGGGGTTCCCATCGACGTGGATCTGGTCTTCGACGTCCGTTTTCTTCCCAATCCCCACTATGTGAAATCCCTTCGCCCGCACACCGGAAAGGATTCGGATGTGTACGAGTACGTGATGAAATGGGAACAAACCAAGCAATTCATCGACAAGTTGACGGATCTTTTGTCTTTCCTCCTTCCCCATTATCATCGGGAAGGAAAAACCCAGCTGGTGGTGGGGATCGGGTGCACGGGGGGAAAACACCGTTCGGTGGCCATCGCGGAGCATCTTTCCCGGGTTTTCAGCGAAAGGGAAAGCTGTCGGGTCGCGCATCGGGACATCGATAAGGATGCGTAA
- a CDS encoding gluconeogenesis factor YvcK family protein, with translation MKEYPRGESRRPHIVAIGGGTGLPVLLRGLKKAPVDITAVVTVADDGGSSGRLRNDMQMPPPGDVRNVLIALADTEPLLEQVLQHRFTNGDGLAGHALGNLMLAALKEITGDFTQAIEEMSRVLAVRGQVLPASSQDVVLLAEMTDGTIIRGESQIPKSGKKIRRVFLHPPQPDPHDDALDAIAGADAIVIGPGSLYTSILPNLLVRGMAEAIRASSAVKLYICNVMTQPGETDGFTASDHVRAIYDHVGDRFFDTVIVNNAVPPPSIRRKYAAKGAETVLPDVDRLQKLGCHVIADNLLLYGRDSYLRHDADRLCRHILEQVRDRKRRRCSG, from the coding sequence ATGAAAGAATACCCGAGGGGGGAATCCCGCCGTCCTCATATCGTGGCGATCGGCGGAGGGACGGGGCTGCCGGTTTTGTTGCGCGGGCTGAAGAAGGCCCCCGTCGATATCACCGCCGTCGTGACGGTGGCGGACGATGGGGGAAGTTCCGGTCGCCTCCGCAACGATATGCAAATGCCCCCTCCCGGTGATGTGCGCAATGTGCTCATCGCTCTGGCGGACACGGAACCCCTGTTGGAGCAGGTCCTGCAACACCGGTTCACCAACGGGGACGGGCTGGCGGGTCACGCGCTGGGCAACCTGATGTTGGCCGCACTGAAGGAGATAACCGGCGATTTCACCCAGGCCATCGAGGAGATGAGCCGCGTGCTGGCCGTCCGGGGACAGGTTTTGCCGGCCAGTTCCCAGGACGTGGTCCTCCTGGCCGAGATGACCGACGGCACCATCATCCGCGGCGAATCGCAGATCCCCAAATCGGGGAAAAAAATCCGTCGCGTCTTTCTTCATCCGCCCCAACCCGATCCCCACGACGACGCCCTCGACGCCATCGCCGGGGCGGACGCCATCGTTATCGGCCCGGGAAGCCTTTACACCAGCATTTTGCCCAATCTGCTGGTGAGGGGGATGGCCGAGGCGATACGGGCATCTTCGGCCGTCAAGCTCTACATCTGCAACGTGATGACCCAACCGGGGGAAACCGACGGTTTCACCGCCTCGGATCACGTCCGGGCGATCTACGATCACGTCGGGGACCGCTTTTTTGACACGGTGATCGTCAACAATGCGGTGCCGCCGCCGTCGATCCGGCGAAAATACGCCGCGAAAGGGGCGGAAACCGTTCTGCCGGATGTCGATCGCCTCCAGAAATTGGGATGTCACGTCATCGCCGACAATCTTTTGCTGTACGGTCGCGATTCCTACCTGCGTCACGATGCGGACCGCCTTTGCCGCCACATCCTCGAACAGGTGCGGGACAGGAAACGCCGCCGCTGCAGCGGATAG
- a CDS encoding Crp/Fnr family transcriptional regulator codes for MTALSARRFVDYFQPEQLKRLSSLMTPKRVQSGTNLFQDKEQADYLYFIHEGIVKIFNNTESGEEIALSLKYAGDMVGDPCTLSPPFQWSNAVTLTDALLGVIRKEELEALMLRHPDLALRFIQWLSVNQRILETKVRDLLVYGKTGALASTLIRLCNTCGRETEEGILIPTRLTNQDLANFIGATRESVNRMLSRMKRENILSMRSGRLIIHDLNRLREFCHCDGRCPGNVCVL; via the coding sequence ATGACCGCTCTGTCCGCCCGTCGGTTTGTCGACTATTTCCAACCGGAGCAGCTGAAGCGGCTGAGTTCCCTGATGACCCCCAAGAGGGTGCAAAGCGGCACCAATCTGTTCCAGGACAAGGAACAGGCCGATTACCTCTACTTCATCCACGAGGGGATCGTCAAGATTTTCAACAACACCGAAAGCGGGGAGGAAATCGCCCTCTCCCTCAAGTACGCCGGCGACATGGTCGGCGACCCCTGCACACTCTCGCCCCCCTTTCAGTGGAGCAACGCCGTCACCTTGACGGATGCGCTCCTCGGCGTCATTCGCAAGGAAGAGCTGGAGGCGCTGATGCTCCGCCACCCCGATTTGGCCCTCCGGTTCATCCAATGGCTCTCCGTCAACCAGCGGATACTGGAAACCAAGGTGCGCGATCTTCTGGTGTACGGCAAAACCGGGGCGCTCGCTTCCACCCTGATCCGCCTCTGCAACACCTGCGGCAGAGAGACCGAGGAGGGCATCCTGATCCCCACGCGGCTGACCAATCAGGATCTCGCCAACTTCATCGGCGCCACCCGGGAAAGCGTCAACCGCATGCTGAGCAGGATGAAAAGGGAAAACATCCTCAGCATGCGGTCCGGCAGGCTGATCATCCACGATTTAAACCGACTCCGAGAGTTTTGCCACTGTGACGGCCGCTGCCCCGGCAACGTGTGCGTCCTCTGA
- a CDS encoding ROK family glucokinase: MEKRYIGVDLGGTNIKVGVVDPAGKLLYKTERPTRAEEGTEAVIRRITSCAREAAEAAGASWDQIAGVGVGLPGFLDIPRGVVKRLTNLPWENVPIRDLLEKAWERPVMIDNDANVAALGEAWSGAGAGVSDLVCITLGTGVGGGVIAGGRLVHGVGGAAGEIGHIRMEEGGAPCGCGQRGCLETIASATGIVRMAKEMVASGRKTALAEAARAGTLSSRDVFREMEAGDSVAREVVERATDALARAMATLSVVLNPARFIIGGGVARAGDSLFRPLREAYKKHALPSAAEGVSIVPAQLGNDAGVIGAAGLVARRGD, translated from the coding sequence ATGGAAAAACGTTACATCGGTGTGGATCTCGGCGGAACCAATATCAAGGTCGGTGTGGTGGACCCGGCGGGGAAGCTGTTGTACAAGACGGAACGGCCCACGCGGGCCGAGGAGGGAACGGAGGCGGTGATCCGCCGCATCACCTCCTGCGCCCGGGAAGCGGCGGAGGCGGCGGGCGCCTCCTGGGACCAGATTGCCGGCGTCGGGGTGGGCCTGCCCGGTTTTCTGGACATTCCCCGGGGGGTTGTCAAGCGGTTGACCAATCTGCCCTGGGAGAACGTTCCGATCCGGGACCTGTTGGAAAAAGCCTGGGAGCGGCCCGTGATGATCGACAATGACGCCAATGTCGCCGCCCTCGGTGAAGCCTGGAGCGGCGCGGGGGCGGGGGTTTCCGATCTGGTCTGCATCACGCTGGGAACGGGAGTGGGAGGCGGTGTGATTGCCGGCGGCCGTCTGGTGCATGGCGTCGGCGGCGCCGCCGGGGAGATCGGGCACATCCGGATGGAGGAAGGCGGCGCCCCCTGCGGATGCGGCCAGCGGGGCTGCCTGGAGACCATCGCCTCCGCCACCGGCATCGTCCGCATGGCAAAGGAAATGGTGGCCTCCGGCCGGAAGACCGCCCTGGCCGAAGCGGCGCGGGCGGGCACCCTCTCTTCCCGGGATGTGTTCCGGGAAATGGAGGCGGGGGATTCCGTCGCCCGGGAAGTGGTCGAGCGGGCGACCGATGCCCTGGCAAGGGCGATGGCCACCCTTTCCGTCGTCCTCAATCCGGCCCGCTTCATCATCGGCGGAGGCGTGGCCCGGGCCGGGGACTCCCTGTTCCGCCCCCTTCGGGAGGCGTACAAGAAGCACGCGCTGCCCTCCGCGGCCGAGGGCGTGTCCATCGTTCCCGCCCAGTTGGGAAACGATGCAGGGGTGATCGGAGCGGCCGGTCTCGTTGCTCGCAGGGGCGATTGA
- a CDS encoding transposase: RLSERGKQLYKRRSQTIERSFADAKELHGLRYARYRGLAKVREQCLLIAVAQNIKKMALLLSKRGKGFVIRLIYQI; the protein is encoded by the coding sequence ACCGTTTAAGTGAAAGGGGCAAACAACTGTATAAACGACGGAGTCAGACCATTGAGCGCAGCTTCGCTGACGCCAAAGAACTTCATGGGCTTCGTTATGCACGCTACAGGGGGCTTGCCAAAGTCAGAGAGCAATGCCTCCTTATTGCCGTGGCTCAAAACATCAAAAAAATGGCCTTGCTCCTCTCGAAGAGAGGAAAAGGCTTTGTGATCCGCCTAATTTACCAAATCTAA
- a CDS encoding YwiC-like family protein: MKPILPREHGGWAMVSVPFLLGMFVGGPQWMHLPLFFGWLLFYLAAYPFRLALMRRKDRRDFVRWALIYWALGMVFLIPPLVSEPSLLWAGPVLVALFCVNGWYASRRNERSFINDLCAILAFSVGGAASYVVGAGTWDAMTLWVAVTCVLYFLGSVFFVKSVFRERKNAGWLNASKGYHLSLLIFAALLEPWFVLPYAFPTVRAFAWGGKAIRPVKAGVIEIVGSVLFLAFSVIAFFATRPPTI, from the coding sequence ATGAAACCGATTCTTCCGAGGGAACACGGCGGATGGGCCATGGTATCCGTTCCCTTTCTTCTGGGCATGTTCGTGGGTGGGCCCCAGTGGATGCATCTCCCGCTGTTTTTCGGTTGGTTGTTGTTTTACTTGGCGGCCTACCCCTTCCGCCTGGCGCTGATGCGGCGGAAAGATCGGCGGGACTTTGTCCGCTGGGCGCTGATTTATTGGGCTCTGGGGATGGTTTTTCTGATTCCCCCGCTCGTCTCGGAGCCGTCGCTGCTCTGGGCGGGGCCCGTGTTGGTCGCGCTGTTTTGCGTCAACGGGTGGTATGCGTCCCGGCGCAACGAGCGTTCCTTCATCAACGACCTGTGCGCCATTCTCGCCTTTTCGGTCGGCGGCGCGGCTTCCTATGTGGTCGGGGCGGGGACGTGGGACGCCATGACTCTCTGGGTCGCGGTGACGTGTGTCCTGTACTTTTTGGGGAGCGTCTTTTTTGTCAAGTCGGTGTTTCGGGAGCGCAAGAACGCGGGTTGGTTGAACGCCTCAAAGGGTTACCACCTGTCGCTTTTGATCTTTGCGGCCCTCCTGGAACCCTGGTTTGTCCTTCCCTATGCTTTCCCGACCGTCAGGGCCTTTGCGTGGGGCGGCAAAGCGATCCGGCCGGTCAAGGCGGGAGTCATCGAAATCGTCGGCTCCGTCCTTTTCCTCGCGTTTTCCGTCATCGCCTTTTTCGCCACTCGTCCGCCCACGATTTGA
- a CDS encoding S8 family peptidase: protein MKRLLAIVASLVLAVVLIQPQAAGAESAVQADKPDYAPDQVIVKFKKGTSASAMKTVHQGEEAKLLSRNTKLGFDVVKVEGKSVEQAVKEYEKNPNVEYAEPNYIYRIQWIPNDTYFSSQQWGPQKVQAPAAWDVTRSSSDTWIAIIDTGVQYDHPDLAGKVVRGYDFVDDDWDPYDGNGHGTHCAGIAAAVTNNGRGIAGMAPNATIYAVRVLNNSGSGTLDDVANGIIHAADSGADVISLSLGASVGATTLKNAVDYAWNKGVVVVAAAGNNGTSLPTYPAYYSNAIAVAATDSNDNKASFSNYGSSWVDVAAPGVNIVSTYRGSSYASLSGTSMATPHVAGLAGLLDAQGRSASQIRAAIENTADRISGTGTYWSKGRINAYKAVNY, encoded by the coding sequence ATGAAGCGACTGTTGGCGATCGTCGCCTCGCTGGTGCTGGCTGTCGTCCTGATTCAGCCCCAAGCCGCAGGCGCCGAATCGGCCGTTCAGGCGGACAAGCCCGATTACGCCCCCGACCAGGTAATTGTCAAGTTCAAAAAGGGCACATCTGCCAGCGCGATGAAAACCGTGCACCAGGGTGAAGAGGCAAAGCTCCTCTCCCGCAACACGAAGCTCGGCTTCGACGTCGTGAAGGTCGAAGGCAAATCCGTGGAGCAAGCGGTCAAGGAATACGAGAAGAATCCCAACGTCGAGTATGCGGAGCCCAACTATATCTACAGGATCCAGTGGATCCCCAACGACACCTATTTCTCCAGCCAGCAGTGGGGACCCCAGAAGGTCCAAGCGCCCGCCGCATGGGATGTCACCAGGAGCAGCAGCGACACCTGGATCGCCATCATCGACACGGGAGTTCAATATGACCATCCCGACTTGGCCGGAAAAGTCGTCCGGGGTTACGACTTTGTGGATGACGACTGGGATCCCTATGACGGCAACGGACACGGAACGCACTGCGCCGGAATCGCCGCCGCCGTCACCAACAACGGCCGGGGGATTGCCGGCATGGCCCCCAACGCCACCATCTATGCCGTTCGGGTGTTGAACAACAGCGGATCCGGCACCCTGGATGATGTGGCCAACGGGATCATCCACGCCGCCGACAGCGGCGCCGACGTGATCAGCCTCAGTCTGGGCGCTTCGGTCGGTGCCACCACCCTGAAAAACGCCGTGGACTACGCATGGAACAAGGGGGTTGTGGTGGTGGCCGCCGCCGGTAACAACGGCACGTCTCTTCCCACGTACCCGGCGTACTACAGCAACGCCATCGCCGTGGCCGCCACCGACAGCAACGACAACAAGGCGTCCTTCTCAAACTACGGCAGCAGCTGGGTGGATGTCGCCGCTCCGGGGGTGAACATCGTCTCCACCTACAGGGGCAGCAGCTATGCCAGCCTGTCCGGCACCTCGATGGCAACGCCCCACGTGGCGGGACTGGCCGGGCTTCTGGACGCCCAGGGACGCAGCGCATCGCAAATCCGGGCGGCCATCGAAAACACCGCCGATCGGATTTCCGGAACGGGAACCTATTGGAGCAAAGGGCGGATCAACGCCTACAAGGCGGTCAACTATTGA
- the whiA gene encoding DNA-binding protein WhiA, which produces MSSFAAQTKNELARVEAPPCCQRAELSALVRINGTISLHRRSIVLDVSTENAAIARHIFTLIKRLYGVHPEVFVRKKVRLKKNNVYFNRLTADAKRVLLDLKILQEGERLTQTEGIDPELIKSLCCRRSYLRGAFMASGSVNNPDSGSYHLEIVTTYQDHAEAICRLMNRFHLHAKVIERKKGYVIYVKEGDKIGEFLSIIGAHQSLLQFEDVRIMKDMRNSVNRLVNCETANLNKTIQAAMRQIENIRLIDRELGLDQLPARLREIAEVRLKHPEITLTELGQMLPSGKVSKSAVNHRLRKLDEIARQLRRHTEG; this is translated from the coding sequence ATGTCTTCCTTTGCCGCCCAAACGAAAAACGAGCTGGCCCGGGTTGAAGCCCCCCCTTGCTGCCAGAGGGCGGAGCTTTCCGCCCTGGTGCGGATCAACGGAACGATTTCGCTTCACCGCCGCTCCATCGTGTTGGATGTGTCCACGGAAAACGCCGCCATCGCCCGTCACATCTTCACCCTGATCAAGCGATTGTACGGAGTTCACCCGGAGGTTTTCGTCCGCAAAAAGGTTCGCCTGAAGAAGAACAATGTGTACTTCAACCGCCTCACCGCGGATGCCAAGCGGGTGCTGCTCGATCTGAAGATCCTGCAGGAGGGGGAAAGGCTGACGCAGACCGAGGGCATCGACCCCGAACTGATCAAGTCCCTCTGCTGCCGCCGCTCCTATCTGCGCGGGGCGTTCATGGCCAGCGGATCCGTGAACAATCCCGACAGCGGCTCCTATCACCTGGAGATTGTCACCACCTATCAGGATCACGCCGAGGCCATCTGCCGGCTGATGAACCGGTTTCACCTTCACGCCAAGGTGATCGAGCGGAAGAAGGGATACGTGATCTATGTCAAGGAAGGGGACAAGATCGGCGAATTTCTCAGCATCATCGGGGCGCATCAATCCCTTCTCCAATTTGAAGACGTCCGGATCATGAAGGACATGCGCAATTCGGTCAACCGGCTCGTCAACTGCGAAACGGCCAACCTGAACAAGACGATTCAGGCGGCGATGCGCCAGATTGAGAACATCCGATTGATCGACCGGGAGCTGGGTCTGGACCAACTGCCCGCCCGGTTGCGGGAGATCGCCGAGGTGCGGCTGAAGCATCCCGAGATCACCCTGACGGAATTGGGACAGATGTTGCCCAGCGGAAAAGTGAGCAAATCGGCGGTCAATCACCGGCTGCGGAAGCTGGACGAAATCGCCAGGCAGCTGCGCCGCCACACGGAAGGTTAA
- a CDS encoding HPr family phosphocarrier protein: MVEKRVVVKLQTGLHARPAALFVQEANKYASEIFVQKGDKKVNAKSIMGIMSLAVAKGTEIVISADGPDAEKAVEALAEMVNKEEV; this comes from the coding sequence ATGGTGGAAAAGCGCGTTGTCGTCAAATTGCAAACCGGTCTTCATGCCCGTCCGGCCGCCCTGTTCGTCCAGGAGGCGAACAAGTACGCTTCGGAAATTTTCGTCCAAAAGGGAGACAAAAAGGTGAATGCCAAGAGCATCATGGGGATCATGAGCCTCGCCGTGGCGAAGGGAACGGAAATCGTCATTTCCGCCGACGGCCCCGACGCCGAAAAAGCGGTTGAAGCACTCGCGGAAATGGTCAACAAGGAAGAGGTCTAA
- a CDS encoding TM2 domain-containing protein has translation MSNLALKQQLNQHQLSMVQSEMEHKMKSMAVAYLLAIFLGYFGAHRFYVRKTGTAVTQLVLFLLGVVTAIFLVGFVFLFIVGFWVLIDLFLLHGQVNRLNEEIEREIIEQVLRQSA, from the coding sequence ATGTCTAATTTGGCGCTGAAACAGCAGTTGAACCAACACCAGTTGTCGATGGTTCAGAGTGAGATGGAACACAAGATGAAGTCGATGGCGGTCGCATACTTATTGGCCATTTTTCTGGGATATTTCGGTGCGCACCGGTTTTATGTCAGAAAGACGGGCACGGCCGTCACTCAACTGGTGCTCTTCCTCCTCGGGGTTGTGACCGCGATCTTTTTGGTTGGGTTCGTGTTTCTCTTCATTGTCGGGTTCTGGGTTTTAATCGACCTGTTTTTGCTCCATGGCCAAGTAAACCGTTTGAACGAGGAAATTGAACGGGAGATCATTGAGCAGGTGTTGCGCCAAAGCGCGTGA
- a CDS encoding TIGR04053 family radical SAM/SPASM domain-containing protein has translation MMDFQQSPFLVIWEVTRACALKCLHCRAEAQYRRDPRELTTEEGKALIREIRDLGAPLLVFTGGDPLMREDLFELAEYAKGQGLIVSLTPSATPRVTEKAMRRAMEVGLDRWAFSLDGSTAAIHDAFRGTSGSYDLTMRAIGMLRKLGMPLQINTTVSRYNLADLPNIARLLEGMGIVLWSVFFLVPTGRGKADDMITADEHERVFHWLADLSERVSFDIKTTEAPPYRRVVMQRGKGQVFGASDVPPWAAGRQRQLRAPRAVNDGNGFAFVSHIGDVYPSGFLPIACGNVRERSLSEIYRKHPTFVALRDPERLKGKCGVCEFRFVCGGSRARAYAVTGDPLESDPTCAYVPRRWSRRAAVDSP, from the coding sequence TTGATGGATTTTCAGCAATCCCCCTTTTTGGTCATTTGGGAAGTGACCCGTGCCTGCGCCCTCAAATGCCTTCACTGCCGGGCGGAGGCGCAATATCGCCGCGATCCCCGCGAGCTGACGACGGAAGAGGGGAAAGCCCTGATCCGGGAAATTCGCGATTTGGGCGCTCCCTTGCTGGTCTTCACCGGCGGCGATCCGCTGATGCGGGAGGACCTCTTTGAGCTGGCCGAATACGCCAAAGGACAAGGACTGATCGTTTCGCTCACGCCCAGCGCCACTCCGCGGGTGACGGAGAAGGCGATGCGCCGGGCCATGGAGGTGGGGCTCGACCGGTGGGCCTTCAGTCTCGACGGATCGACAGCGGCGATCCATGACGCTTTCCGCGGCACCTCCGGGTCCTACGATTTGACCATGCGCGCCATCGGCATGTTGCGCAAACTGGGGATGCCGCTGCAGATCAACACCACCGTCAGCCGGTACAATCTCGCCGATCTGCCCAACATCGCCCGTTTGCTCGAAGGAATGGGCATCGTGCTTTGGAGCGTTTTTTTCCTCGTGCCCACCGGCCGCGGCAAGGCGGATGACATGATCACCGCCGACGAGCATGAGCGGGTTTTCCACTGGCTGGCCGATCTTTCCGAGCGCGTTTCCTTCGACATCAAGACGACGGAGGCTCCCCCCTACCGCCGGGTGGTGATGCAGCGGGGAAAAGGCCAAGTTTTCGGAGCATCCGACGTTCCCCCGTGGGCGGCGGGGCGTCAGCGGCAACTGCGGGCGCCGCGCGCCGTCAACGACGGCAATGGATTCGCCTTCGTTTCCCACATCGGCGACGTGTATCCCAGCGGTTTTTTGCCGATCGCCTGCGGGAACGTGCGGGAGCGCTCCCTATCGGAGATCTATCGGAAGCACCCGACCTTTGTCGCCCTGCGCGACCCGGAGCGGCTGAAGGGGAAATGCGGGGTGTGCGAGTTCCGTTTCGTCTGCGGAGGCTCCCGGGCCCGTGCCTACGCCGTGACCGGCGATCCCCTGGAAAGCGATCCGACATGCGCCTATGTGCCCCGGCGATGGTCGCGGCGGGCGGCGGTGGATTCCCCCTGA